One window from the genome of Dolosigranulum savutiense encodes:
- a CDS encoding GntR family transcriptional regulator, which translates to MIINVQSKEPIYEQIVLQIKSKIKNGELTAGDSLPAIRTLAKDLKVSVITVKKAYEILQTDGLIMSVVGRGTVIADVKREMITKNIEQDVEIKIKELMSYSQKQGMNKRELIKLFKRVVGDIDE; encoded by the coding sequence ATGATTATAAATGTTCAGTCGAAAGAACCAATCTATGAACAAATTGTATTACAAATTAAATCAAAAATAAAAAATGGAGAATTAACAGCAGGAGATAGTTTACCAGCGATTAGAACATTGGCTAAAGATTTAAAAGTGAGTGTTATCACAGTAAAAAAAGCATATGAAATTTTACAAACAGACGGATTAATTATGTCAGTAGTTGGACGTGGAACGGTTATAGCTGATGTCAAACGGGAAATGATTACTAAAAATATTGAGCAAGATGTTGAAATAAAGATTAAAGAATTGATGAGTTATAGTCAAAAACAAGGGATGAATAAACGAGAATTAATCAAATTATTTAAGAGAGTAGTAGGTGATATAGATGAGTAA
- a CDS encoding ABC transporter ATP-binding protein, with protein MSNAVEIKQLNVHYKNSEFSLDDVTINIPKGYIVGLIGENGAGKTTIINSILGLQKQYTGVVEIFGETMDLDNTELKEKIGVCFDEIYLPKNLKIKQVEDIYRKFYPRWDSNFFNQTLDFFNISQHKKIEECSQGMQKMFSIVLSMSHQPDFLVLDEPTSSLDPVKRQDVLEIFQTYIAEDEKRSILFSSHITTDIEQIADIVIFLKAGHVVFCEPITTLLYDYGMCHCTKEQFDQLHQTSMIAYKKETYGYSVLLNRKQIDNELPDHIEVEKPNLEFIMNMYAKGVIV; from the coding sequence ATGAGTAATGCTGTAGAAATTAAACAATTAAATGTTCACTATAAAAATAGTGAGTTTTCACTTGATGACGTTACTATTAACATTCCAAAGGGCTATATTGTCGGACTCATTGGGGAAAATGGTGCAGGTAAAACAACTATCATCAATTCAATATTAGGACTACAAAAACAGTATACGGGTGTTGTAGAAATTTTTGGAGAAACTATGGATTTAGACAATACTGAGCTAAAAGAAAAAATTGGGGTGTGTTTTGATGAAATTTATTTGCCAAAAAATTTGAAAATTAAACAAGTAGAAGATATATATAGAAAGTTTTATCCACGGTGGGACTCTAATTTCTTTAATCAGACACTAGACTTTTTTAATATCTCGCAGCACAAAAAAATTGAGGAATGTTCACAAGGCATGCAAAAAATGTTTTCTATTGTTTTGTCAATGTCTCATCAACCAGATTTTTTAGTGTTAGACGAGCCAACTAGTTCACTCGATCCAGTGAAGAGACAAGATGTATTAGAAATTTTTCAGACGTATATTGCCGAGGATGAAAAACGTTCTATTCTGTTCTCTAGTCATATCACTACAGATATTGAACAGATAGCTGATATTGTTATCTTTTTAAAAGCGGGTCACGTTGTTTTTTGTGAGCCAATTACGACTCTTTTGTATGATTATGGCATGTGTCACTGTACAAAAGAACAATTTGATCAATTACATCAAACTAGTATGATAGCCTACAAAAAAGAAACGTACGGATATAGTGTGTTACTTAACAGAAAACAAATTGATAATGAGCTACCTGATCATATTGAAGTTGAGAAACCAAACTTAGAATTTATTATGAATATGTATGCTAAAGGGGTTATCGTATGA
- a CDS encoding ABC-2 transporter permease, which yields MISIIRKDIMSSGLKLQTIYAVILSVLSIMLFFDIVQYLVIVAYGIIIIAPLAYFGSVFNYTTLDYHKEELMLPVKRLDIVTARYVNYLFLTGTNFILVLGFIWLYESNVTLLETSMKSAIFLTMAVGLHFGSIVLGSAFLFGHKHIKTIILASFLLTIVPVRLLMEGIKIIMKLDGTFDAYNYPMLMILFIGGSILLYGLSFGVSLISFNQKF from the coding sequence ATGATTAGTATTATAAGAAAAGATATCATGTCATCAGGCCTCAAACTACAAACTATTTATGCAGTTATTCTTTCGGTGTTATCTATTATGTTATTCTTTGATATTGTTCAATATTTGGTTATTGTTGCTTATGGTATTATTATCATCGCACCGTTAGCTTATTTTGGTAGCGTATTTAATTATACAACACTTGATTATCATAAAGAAGAGCTGATGTTACCTGTCAAGCGTCTGGATATTGTAACGGCTAGATATGTAAATTATCTTTTTTTGACGGGAACTAATTTTATACTAGTTTTAGGATTTATATGGCTATATGAATCAAACGTTACATTGCTTGAAACCAGCATGAAAAGCGCCATATTTCTCACAATGGCTGTTGGATTACATTTTGGAAGTATTGTATTAGGTAGTGCATTTTTGTTTGGACATAAGCATATTAAGACAATTATTTTAGCCAGTTTTCTATTAACTATTGTTCCGGTGAGACTATTAATGGAAGGAATAAAAATCATTATGAAATTGGATGGGACATTTGATGCGTATAACTACCCAATGCTTATGATTTTATTTATAGGAGGAAGTATATTACTGTATGGTTTATCTTTCGGAGTGTCTTTAATTTCATTTAACCAAAAATTTTAG
- the lanM gene encoding type 2 lanthipeptide synthetase LanM: MLEKLSTVIETISIEEITHYFICDEKINYLTDIHNYDFKNILREINNDVYPIIETIIVDMYHTLKESGELEGDSLQKDFKQLTVILEREKCIDRLFDQYPCAKTIIRKLIFDIVNELTEIFDRFEKDKNELSILLNDDLKMIKNIELSQGDRHDNRTVAKVTFSNNRALFYKPRNLKTDLIYNDYLSFYEQHSNIVFKKLKVLTRCAYAWQEAAEINQNLSLDEAKEYYYRAGFLLALFTIFRGTDIHFENIIVSDLCPVIIDSETMFSSAHFENLKTNNGKSINQSVLGTAMLPFKDQLYDINISGLFPKSEISKQLKVEILIEDETQGLKYESMAITSEIFPNAVLVDNKIIDYKLVMSDLEKGVREGLEIIANNKEHFLRIIQKYDSKCIKIRKLLRGTQVYYTFLNELKKPAALSDERVRDKILRILSKNFSPTNFGYLRVENEIFDLKQMNIPYFYTYLKDNDLYSRDKVICKNYHNITAWDNMKHAIEQLDQNMIDYQIHLLNLSLTVDNFSEDDINGSFNEEVNKVENIYKDLYPYELLKREVIIEDGNRSYIYMLGFNEKNLKITINDPGLYMGGGILHYLGSYAYTQNDDEIKNFCKRMINQLFNQYQEQRSNGEKISYNVYQGFGGLVYICYNFYQYFDDEEIRDYTETISKGMVNYLENSNRANSDFDYINGDLSLIVLLIKLFSETTLRITNRKTMKSILRKYYELLRGENISEIGLAHGLSGVILTLSYIYKITEDKDILKFMYELVEKEDCLIDENIIDGSWCRGVGGILISRYTSLDNIKNSSDKKLKQKLQKTIKKLNQKEYVDVFLDKNNICLCHGFAGTVDILAYIGRISKNNHIEELQQLYINEHAIKQFEWFKGSNYVLESFMLGATGSLYSLLHKQFDIPSVSGLNLFFKKSR; the protein is encoded by the coding sequence ATGTTGGAGAAATTAAGCACAGTAATAGAAACTATCAGTATAGAAGAAATAACACATTATTTCATTTGTGATGAAAAGATAAACTATCTCACAGACATACATAATTACGACTTCAAGAATATTCTGAGAGAAATTAATAATGATGTATATCCAATTATTGAGACTATAATAGTTGATATGTATCATACACTTAAGGAATCTGGAGAATTAGAGGGAGATAGTCTACAAAAAGATTTTAAACAGTTGACGGTAATATTAGAGAGAGAGAAATGTATAGATAGATTATTTGATCAGTATCCATGTGCAAAAACAATAATAAGAAAATTAATTTTTGACATAGTGAATGAATTAACTGAGATATTTGATAGATTTGAAAAAGATAAAAATGAGTTAAGTATATTATTGAACGATGATTTAAAAATGATAAAAAATATTGAATTATCTCAGGGGGATAGACATGATAATAGAACTGTTGCTAAAGTAACATTTAGCAATAATAGAGCATTATTTTACAAACCGAGAAATTTAAAAACTGATTTGATATATAATGATTACTTGTCATTTTACGAGCAGCATTCTAATATTGTATTCAAAAAATTAAAAGTACTAACACGATGTGCATATGCTTGGCAAGAAGCGGCTGAAATAAATCAAAATCTATCTTTAGATGAAGCTAAAGAATATTATTATCGGGCAGGATTTCTTTTAGCATTATTCACTATTTTTCGCGGAACAGATATACACTTTGAAAATATTATTGTCAGTGATTTGTGTCCAGTAATTATTGATAGTGAGACAATGTTTTCATCTGCCCACTTTGAAAATCTAAAAACTAATAATGGTAAAAGTATCAATCAGAGTGTTTTAGGAACTGCAATGTTACCATTTAAAGATCAATTATATGATATTAATATAAGTGGTTTGTTTCCTAAATCAGAAATTTCTAAACAGTTAAAAGTGGAAATTTTAATTGAAGATGAGACTCAAGGACTGAAATATGAGTCTATGGCTATAACTAGCGAAATATTTCCCAATGCTGTATTGGTAGATAATAAAATCATTGATTATAAATTAGTGATGTCAGACTTAGAAAAAGGAGTACGTGAGGGATTAGAAATTATTGCTAATAATAAAGAACATTTTCTAAGGATAATACAAAAATATGATAGCAAATGTATTAAAATAAGAAAATTGTTACGAGGGACACAAGTTTATTATACATTTTTGAATGAATTGAAAAAACCAGCAGCATTATCGGACGAAAGAGTAAGAGACAAAATTTTGCGAATATTATCAAAAAATTTTTCTCCAACAAATTTTGGTTATTTGAGAGTTGAAAATGAAATTTTTGATTTAAAGCAAATGAACATTCCATATTTCTATACGTATCTAAAAGATAATGATTTATATTCTAGAGATAAAGTTATTTGTAAGAATTATCATAATATAACAGCTTGGGATAATATGAAACATGCAATTGAGCAATTAGATCAAAATATGATTGACTATCAAATACACCTATTAAATTTAAGCTTGACGGTGGACAATTTTTCAGAAGATGATATAAATGGTAGTTTTAACGAAGAGGTAAATAAGGTAGAAAATATATATAAAGATTTATATCCATACGAACTATTAAAGCGGGAGGTAATTATTGAAGATGGGAACCGTAGTTATATATATATGTTAGGATTTAATGAAAAAAATTTAAAAATAACTATTAATGATCCTGGATTATACATGGGAGGAGGGATATTGCATTACTTAGGATCATATGCTTATACACAAAATGATGATGAAATTAAAAATTTTTGTAAGAGAATGATTAACCAACTATTTAATCAATATCAAGAGCAACGTAGTAATGGAGAAAAAATTTCCTATAATGTTTACCAAGGCTTTGGAGGATTAGTATATATATGTTACAACTTTTATCAGTATTTTGATGACGAAGAAATAAGAGATTATACTGAAACAATTTCTAAAGGAATGGTTAATTATTTAGAAAATAGCAATAGAGCTAACAGCGACTTTGACTATATAAATGGAGATTTATCGCTAATTGTTCTGTTAATAAAATTGTTTTCAGAGACAACCTTGCGAATAACCAATAGAAAAACAATGAAAAGTATTTTGAGAAAGTATTATGAATTATTACGAGGTGAGAACATAAGCGAGATTGGTTTAGCCCATGGATTATCAGGTGTTATATTAACACTTTCATATATTTATAAAATAACTGAAGATAAAGATATACTGAAATTTATGTATGAATTAGTAGAGAAAGAGGATTGTTTAATTGATGAAAATATAATTGACGGTAGTTGGTGTAGGGGAGTTGGCGGAATACTTATTTCAAGATATACATCCTTAGATAATATCAAAAATAGTTCAGATAAAAAATTAAAACAAAAATTACAAAAAACTATTAAAAAACTTAATCAAAAAGAGTATGTTGATGTTTTTTTAGATAAAAATAATATATGTCTTTGCCATGGATTTGCAGGGACAGTAGATATATTAGCGTATATAGGTAGGATATCGAAAAATAATCACATAGAAGAATTGCAGCAGCTATATATTAATGAACATGCTATCAAACAATTTGAATGGTTTAAGGGCTCAAACTATGTACTGGAATCATTTATGTTAGGAGCGACCGGATCATTGTATAGTTTATTGCATAAACAATTTGATATACCTTCAGTATCAGGGCTAAATTTATTTTTTAAAAAAAGTAGGTAA
- a CDS encoding ATP-binding cassette domain-containing protein, with protein sequence MFKRIKLINQTSYTECGQCCISMIANFYGFRQPISYYKSIYSTGRDGMNVSQVYSILADIHLTPDPYYLNEVSSFDFSNRPYILLTNNNHYIVLKKIADKKFRIWDPAKGVKNVSKERISCINGGIIFEVYPDDDFCCVNNQDNVFKYLINFVKKVKYDLMRVFIISTATYLISAGIPRLLEYIISTLLKENNSTILTHNMFKVVSLSFIYFLFSHFENKMILKLQKNINQEITLETIEHVLNIPYTFFENRGENNIIYRLGLLPKLMDLIANRFVNLLIGTIGIVVLSIYSIIRYNILLPIILVMIIVPTCMILSFNYYIMNKKQDELAREAESEEEQIDLIKNIFYIKTSRIADKVFVRYKKIYGSYLDIFIKNSNSGYFFNLVLTIYSIFSPIFIVLYIGYFYEVTAGEIFFIYSIIGMILTNTISTITILGEMGLLRPTLVYLNDIYDEKKEHKPEGILISEFENFHVKNLSFKYTDSGPDILNNITMKINRGEKISLVGLSGSGKTTLIKLITGIYNTYSGKILINGKNITCVNSHFFENKVAIVSQSATLFNRTIKENIFVEKNHTDDNTIWKVLKMVNLDDYIKGLPLQLNTMVGEDGLNFSGGQLQRLILARALIKNPELIILDEATSSLDTYNETLIYNNLKNLGMTILSISHRLDTIKDSDRIYVMDNGKIVAVGNHDSLLESNNMYNQMYNLGG encoded by the coding sequence ATGTTTAAAAGAATAAAACTTATAAATCAAACATCATACACTGAGTGTGGACAATGCTGTATATCAATGATAGCGAATTTTTATGGGTTTAGACAACCAATTTCTTATTATAAAAGTATATATAGTACTGGCCGAGATGGTATGAATGTCAGTCAAGTTTATTCTATATTAGCTGATATACATTTAACACCAGATCCATATTATTTAAATGAAGTAAGTTCATTTGATTTTTCTAATAGGCCATATATCTTGTTGACTAATAATAATCACTATATAGTTTTAAAAAAGATAGCTGATAAAAAATTTAGAATTTGGGATCCCGCAAAGGGAGTAAAAAATGTAAGTAAAGAAAGAATCTCTTGTATTAACGGGGGGATAATTTTCGAAGTATACCCAGATGACGATTTTTGTTGTGTGAATAATCAAGATAATGTTTTCAAGTATCTAATTAATTTTGTTAAAAAAGTAAAATATGATTTGATGAGAGTTTTTATAATTTCGACAGCAACGTACTTAATTTCAGCAGGAATTCCACGTTTACTAGAATATATAATTAGTACGTTACTAAAGGAAAATAATTCCACTATTCTAACACACAACATGTTTAAGGTAGTAAGTTTAAGTTTTATATATTTCTTGTTTTCTCATTTTGAAAATAAGATGATTTTAAAATTACAGAAAAATATTAATCAAGAGATTACTTTAGAGACAATAGAACATGTATTAAATATACCGTATACATTTTTTGAAAATCGTGGAGAAAATAATATAATATATCGCTTAGGATTATTACCTAAGTTGATGGATTTAATAGCAAACAGGTTTGTTAATTTATTGATAGGCACTATTGGAATAGTAGTACTATCGATATACAGCATAATTAGGTATAATATTTTGCTCCCTATTATATTAGTTATGATTATAGTACCTACTTGTATGATATTATCTTTTAACTACTATATTATGAACAAAAAACAAGATGAGCTAGCAAGAGAAGCAGAGAGTGAGGAAGAACAGATAGATTTAATAAAAAATATATTTTATATAAAGACTTCAAGAATAGCCGATAAGGTATTTGTAAGGTACAAAAAAATATATGGATCGTATTTGGATATATTTATAAAAAACAGCAATAGTGGTTATTTTTTTAACCTAGTACTAACAATTTATTCCATTTTTTCTCCAATTTTTATAGTTTTGTATATTGGATATTTTTATGAAGTTACAGCTGGAGAAATATTTTTTATTTATTCAATTATAGGTATGATTTTAACAAATACAATATCAACAATTACTATACTAGGTGAAATGGGTTTGCTTAGACCTACTTTGGTTTATTTAAATGATATTTATGATGAAAAGAAGGAACATAAGCCCGAAGGTATATTGATTAGTGAGTTTGAAAATTTCCATGTAAAAAATTTATCATTTAAATATACTGACTCAGGTCCAGATATACTTAATAATATAACTATGAAAATAAATCGTGGAGAAAAAATTTCGTTAGTGGGACTATCTGGGAGTGGAAAAACTACATTGATTAAATTAATTACTGGAATATATAATACGTATAGTGGAAAAATATTAATTAATGGAAAGAATATAACTTGCGTGAACAGTCATTTTTTTGAGAATAAAGTGGCTATTGTATCACAAAGTGCGACACTTTTTAATAGGACTATAAAAGAAAATATTTTTGTAGAAAAAAATCATACAGATGACAATACTATTTGGAAAGTATTAAAAATGGTGAATCTTGATGATTATATAAAGGGTTTACCATTACAATTAAATACAATGGTAGGAGAAGATGGCCTGAATTTTTCTGGAGGACAATTACAAAGGTTAATTTTAGCGCGAGCGCTTATAAAAAATCCTGAATTAATTATTTTGGACGAGGCTACAAGTTCGTTAGATACGTATAATGAAACATTAATTTACAATAATTTAAAGAATCTAGGCATGACAATACTGTCAATTTCTCACCGATTAGACACTATAAAAGATTCAGATAGAATCTATGTTATGGATAATGGGAAAATAGTAGCTGTGGGAAATCATGACTCGTTGTTAGAGAGCAATAATATGTATAACCAAATGTATAATTTAGGAGGTTAA
- a CDS encoding NAD(P)H-dependent oxidoreductase, with amino-acid sequence MNVFIYYGNDLNKSSGSNIFVNKLINSAKKFVKDGKVYLRHGGDMKLEYISNWKDVMNFDTKLDKQQIANEIYDSNIIILISPVFIHNVSSFMKIFLDNFAVWTHIAPLVGKVGLPISISSTNGNVFVNNYLTKIMNYWGLVTCEPVSLELGLMTEDALDSYIRQIIQTMEEIDTGGINFDTTQVEYFFDYILKTMLTYQKNHPEKILFDQLPYSNCQTFREAFEMMRERY; translated from the coding sequence ATGAATGTATTTATATACTACGGAAATGATTTAAATAAAAGTTCTGGGAGTAATATCTTTGTAAACAAGTTAATAAATAGTGCTAAAAAATTTGTTAAGGATGGGAAAGTGTATTTAAGACATGGTGGAGATATGAAACTGGAGTATATATCTAATTGGAAGGATGTTATGAATTTTGATACTAAGCTTGATAAACAACAGATTGCTAATGAAATATATGATTCAAATATTATCATATTAATTTCACCAGTTTTCATACACAATGTATCCTCATTTATGAAGATTTTTTTAGATAATTTCGCTGTCTGGACTCATATAGCACCTCTTGTGGGGAAAGTAGGATTACCGATTAGTATTTCATCAACAAATGGAAATGTGTTTGTAAATAATTATCTAACTAAAATTATGAATTATTGGGGATTAGTGACATGTGAACCAGTATCCCTAGAATTAGGGCTGATGACTGAGGATGCTTTGGATAGTTATATTAGGCAAATAATTCAAACAATGGAGGAGATTGATACCGGGGGTATTAATTTTGATACAACACAGGTAGAGTATTTTTTTGATTATATATTAAAAACTATGTTAACTTATCAAAAGAATCATCCCGAAAAAATTTTATTTGATCAACTACCGTATTCTAATTGTCAAACATTTAGAGAAGCATTTGAGATGATGAGAGAAAGATATTAG